Proteins encoded within one genomic window of Bombus vancouverensis nearcticus unplaced genomic scaffold, iyBomVanc1_principal scaffold0076, whole genome shotgun sequence:
- the LOC143305037 gene encoding uncharacterized protein LOC143305037, with translation MFAESFSSEVPIQTSLRKRKRDSEEPMGDSGRPNKRMRPCDKPQVSEWLEELFNIGAEAVSKLSFDDLVTFDESFFDAETVVLEWEPPLVEIVDTDRCVKVRFANEIPEEVLEAHLRHHASGRKGISPVVRYWCMREFSELCPGAPCYDFDLV, from the exons atgtttgcggagtcatTTTCATCAGAGGTTCCtatccagacttccctg cgcaagcgaaagagggattccgaagaacccatgggcgactcgggaagACCCaacaaacgcatgcggccctgtgataaaccacaagtatcagagtggttggaggaactattcaacattggtgctgaggccgtgtcgaaattgagctttgacgatttggttacttttgATGAgagtttcttcgatgcagagaccgtcgtattggagtgggaaccccctctggttgaaatcgttgataccgatcgttgtgtgaaagttcgttttgcaaatgaaattcccgaagaggttttggaggcacatcttcgtcaccatgcttctgggagaaagggaatttcccctgttgtgcgttattggtgtatgcgtgagttcagcgaactttgtcccggagctccttgctacgattttgatttagtatag
- the LOC143305034 gene encoding uncharacterized protein LOC143305034: MSKLQTFEALQGPHPDGFVSSSGPAQGDHSCLGKLARSGQWATHPGQAKAASGGADLPDLTSTIPHPAASARATRSSSLSTDTSNPTTRSSAILTGAATSTVAGSKICARCVASVTSIYIKGHSVPSITPGIHHKLKLLVYYFCVICLWMVLETALRLLYVLTNYGESR; the protein is encoded by the coding sequence ATGTCCAAGCTCCAAACATTTGAAGCACTGCAAGGGCCTCATCCCGATGGCTTCGTCTCTTCCAGTGGACCAGCCCAGGGCGATCATTCTTGCCTGGGAAAGCTTGCACGCTCCGGCCAATGGGCAACGCACCCAGGCCAAGCTAAGGCCGCTTCTGGAGGTGCTGATCTCCCCGACTTGACCTCCACAATACCACATCCCGCGGCCAGCGCCAGGGCGACCCGCAGCTCTTCCTTATCTACGGACACGTCAAACCCGACCACACGCAGCTCCGCCATCCTGACTGGAGCCGCGACCTCGACCGTGGCCGGGTCCAAGATCTGTGCAAGATGCGTAGCGAGTGTAACGTCAATTTATATCAAAGGCCACAGCGTACCCTCAATTACCCCAGGGATCCACCATAAACTTAAActtttagtttattatttttgtgttatctgtttatggatggtccttgaaACAGCCCTTAGGTTGTTATACGTCCTTACTAATTACGGGGAAAGCAGGTAG
- the LOC143305030 gene encoding uncharacterized protein LOC143305030, translating into MWYCGGQVGEISTSRSGLSLAWVRCPLAGACKLSQARMIALGWSTGRDEAIGMRPLQCFKCLELGHVRATCVPTVNRSHLCYKCGESGHRARGCSSSTHKCPLCESLGAPAAHRMGGAACRPPKTRKNGRELAGAVRQGDNAASQHLVGGSTAKAVDGWEEAMDLVQ; encoded by the coding sequence ATGTGGTATTGTGGAGGTCAAGTCGGGGAGATCAGCACCTCCAGAAGCGGCCTTAGCTTGGCCTGGGTGCGTTGCCCATTGGCCGGAGCGTGCAAGCTTTCCCAGGCAAGAATGATCGCCCTGGGCTGGTCCACTGGAAGAGACGAAGCCATCGGGATGAGGCCCTTGCAGTGCTTCAAATGTTTGGAGCTTGGACATGTCAGGGCGACGTGCGTGCCCACGGTGAATCGGTCACACCTGTGTTACAAGTGTGGCGAATCCGGCCACCGTGCCAGAGGCTGCTCTTCCTCGACACACAAGTGCCCCTTGTGTGAATCTCTAGGTGCACCTGCTGCCCACCGTATGGGCGGGGCGGCGTGCAGACCCCCCAAGACAAGGAAGAACGGGCGAGAACTCGCCGGGGCTGTAAGGCAGGGTGACAACGCGGCTAGCCAGCATCTAGTCGGAGGAAGCACTGCCAAAGCGGTAGATGGCTGGGAGGAGGCTATGGATTTAGTACAATAA